In Zingiber officinale cultivar Zhangliang chromosome 1A, Zo_v1.1, whole genome shotgun sequence, the DNA window AACCTCATGTTGTGGCCAGAGTAAAGGGTCAATCGGCATTATTGGTGACCGACGTTGATGGATGGCTAGCGTCGATGGGTGGAGATGGTTGTAATCAGTTGTTTGTCGTTGTTCGCCGGAGTTGTGATGGCTGGGACCAAAAGGAATGGTGATGATGGTCCAGTGCAAGGAGGCGGTGACGGCGGTCGAGTTACGCTGGGGCTTAGGGAGTAGGGCGGCGACAATGAAGATGTTTGGCGCGAGCAAGCCGAGAGGGACTGGCCTCCACTCTTGTCGATGTCGCATCCGACACTAGTGACTAGGTCTGCACCGGATACGTTCGATCTTCATGATCGTCAATTTCGATGCCCAATGATCGGCGATCCATGGTTGGCGACGCACATGAGGGACAAGACACATGAACAGTGAGAACACGAATTCAATCGGAAAAGAAAGTTTCCTAGAGTTCTGTtcacttctcttttcttcttataCTTCAATTAATtactatattaattaattattaattaaatcaacTTCCTCTGCTAATAACTTCATACGAGTTCTGTTTTgtccctaatttttttttaaaaaaattaaataaattttataaggttatttttccaataacacttattatttaattatcgtaTATTatcattttagattttattttgttttaagttagatttaatttatgtCTTAGTAAAAGTTTTAAGTAaagtttttaagttttagttaagtgttaaaataatttataaaggatttttaaaaggattttaaaataattttaaaaagattttcaaaataatttttaaaagaatttcaaaataatttttaaattattttaaaaataattttaaaatcctttttaaaattattttaaaatgatttataaaataatttttataatgattttaatggattttttaaataattttaaaatgatttttaaataattttaaaaatatttttaaaatgatttttaaaataattttaaagtatttttaaaattattttaaaataatttttaaaaggattattaaaataatttttaaaagaattttaaaataatttataaaagaatttaaaaagaattttaaaaaaataaaaggattttttaaaataatttttaaaaggatttttttaaaataatttttaaaatgatttttaaaataatttgtaaaaggattttaaaataatttttaaaggattttaaaataatttttaaaaggattttaaaataatttttaaaaggattttaaaagatttttaaaataatttgtatagtatttttaaaataatttttaatttgatgtaATACATTAACTAAAttactttaactttaatttaattttaaatttaattatttttcatcTGACCTCGTCTAAATTTTCAGACAAAGGAATCATAGAATTTTATGAGAtcagttaagttgaatttcagggtttaatttaacttgtgttagatttaagtttagtttgagttaaaaaaaatagacattctttggataaacttctaagttatggtgagtcactttgacatcattaaagtaatcacgccttgaaaaaattttaaaatagtctcacccactgaacttagtacaaactttggtctaaccagctaGGATTAGTAAGAAGTAGCTTCAGCTAGTTCCATtaagccaaatacaccaggtttaagttatatcttcctagacatgtattgACAGAACTTCCTTAACTCACtctcatccaaaacttctctagtATTATTTAGCAAGTTAAATTTTGTTGTTaattattctagtcctaattacccttaataggtaagatctatatttttaaGGTGCCAATAAATTTGGAGACTCCCTCTGAATCATGgattttccttttaagttttTGTTTAGGTTTATGTGGATTTGGTTTGATTCCACTTGCTTGGTCATAATCTTGAATTAGCAAGGGGAAGAAATGATCATGCAACATGCAATTCATCAGAAAAATCAATAATAAAGGAACAAAAGGATCTGTTCATGGAGGTCTTATTCATATTAAAATTAGGgcataattaataattttgcCTAAGGTCTTTAAAGAACAAAGTTCGACTCTGGCTAAGACTTGATTCCTTTAGATTGTAGATGCATTCTTTCCAATAGTGTTGTCATCGATTTAGTCACTAACTTAATGATACCAATATTGGTTGAATCATCTCCATGGATGCCAACACATTCTTTTAGGTCAGTTTATTCCTTTAGATAAGAGAATTAAAGTTAAGatgaagataattttttttttcttgagatGATATTGTAAAAAAATCACCTTCTAAAATACTTCAATTTGATATAGGAGTAGTCCTAACAaacttttaaagttttaaaattttttagtcgTTAGAGAGAAGTATTGGATGATTAAGCCAAAGAAGTATTGGTTGGTTAATTCAAAAGCATGTGTATCTTctccttaaaaaaattattaacccgattaatttaaatcaatcaagttaattaatttttaatgagtGCATGATCATTTTAAAGGCCATATTTAATTAGTCAATTAATTCCTAACAATTACCCTTTTGCAAATaaatcttcaaaattaattttaatttctcaaTCCATTTTTCCTTATTCAATGGTACCCATGAGAATTGACATATAGGCATATTTGATTGCATTGCTATCTTATAGAGCATTTGCATATTTGATTCAATGTTTTAAAGAATCAATGCTCTAtttcaatttttattaattaaaaaggaCTCTTCGCTCTCATATACCCATTATCTAACTATTCTCTACTATACCGTAATAACTTATTCTCATTATTATCTTTTTTCTAGTTTTCCACCTAAATCAACATGTTACAGTAGTTACGAACTCAGAGCTGCTACATAATTGTAGCAGTTCATAGTTGTACCCATTATAATTTCATAGTTGttacaatatgaaaaaaaaattaagacaaaTTATTTGAAGCCTCAGAAAATGATTTAAATGACATTTTTGAGCCTAAAACATGATCATTACGGGTTCCACCTTATATTAGCTGTAGATCTATAAATaaactttaatttgatatattgtatatCTTGTGGTTCAATCCAGCTCAAAAATTATGACTTCTTAGAGTTTAGAATTTAACATTTATATTGTTGCAGATATGAAattgtagttgctacaactaaGCTGTCACGCAGTTGTAGCACTACAGTTTAGTGGTTGCTACATAGTTATAGTATCTATAGTTTAGTAGTTGTTACAACGTAAATGTTAAACTCTAAACTTTTGAGAGATCAAAAATTTTGACTCAGATTGAATCACGAGACGCATAATACATCGAATCAAAGCTTGTTTAGATATCTACAATTGATTACAGGATAAAACTTGTAACGATCAGATTTCAtgctaaaaataatattatttaaaccCTTTCCGGTGGTTCTGAACAAttataatcttaaaaaaaattatattgtagTAACTATAAAATCGTTGCTACTACAATTATGTAGCGGCTATAACTATGTAGCAACAACATGTTTGTAATTGTTATAACGTACTCGATCAATTTAAGATTTAAGTGGAAGATAAATAATATTGAAAGATAATTGTATCATTTTATATGAGATGaacattttttaataaaaaaattcaaagtagGACGCAAGGTGATTTGAGAAAAGAAAGACGCTTGACTTTTACCCTTATTTTTTTATTCACCCCAAGAATTACTTGTCTATGACAAGCCACTCGTGAACTAGCTATGTATcttccatttaaaaaaaaaaaaaaaaaaaaaaaaggaatgacTATGGAGGAAAAGATGGCAATTTTTTCACAATTCGAATTGACAAGGAGAAGAAATGATCGTGCAACAACCAATTCATCAGAAAAATCAATAATAAAGGAACAAAAAGATCTGCTCATGGAGGTCTTCATATTAACATGGAAAATTTATTACGTCGCCACAATAAACATGTAGGTCTTGTTCATATTAACATTGCAAGTGcaccccacctgccacatgctcgctcaggatgctatgatttaccaccctcgtgatggccttgggtcgggtgcggcgggggcgctgggggcgagcaatttcgccttttgccacatattAACATTGCAAGTGACGAGAGGAAATAAACTAACAAAAATGGCCACTTTGATCTCTCTTGAATGTGCTTTGGCTTGCAAAATACACAGAAATTGCTTGTTCCACACTTCCACTCGAAGGTCATTTGTAATGAACAATGCAGCAAGCAAACACAATTTTGATGAGGATTGCAACAAACACTCGATGAAGGAAGGCCAGATAACACTAACAACATATCAAGAAGACACTGCAAATGTTCCCTTCCTCTTTACAGATGAACCTCTCTTGCACGACTTCAGTAGCATGCTAAGTTGCAACAGAACCTTTGAGGAGCTTTTAACATAATATACAGTCCTGCGTAAAAAAATCATCTGTCAAGAGCACAAACTACTTGCTAGTCATGTTTCATTCGAAAAAATGATATCCGAATGAACTCAGCATAATGAATGCCTATAATCAAAACTTGGACCAAGTTTTCAATTGGAGTCAGGCATAACATTTCGGCGAAAAGAAATTGTTTCTCCTTCAATGGAAATTCTTCCGCATGCCCAACTTTTCCTGGTCACTCGGAGCTATAACTTCTATTTGCAGATTGCGTCCAAGAACTTCTATTAGGCCTTCGACTATTCAACAGGCGATCAAATGTAGTTAGTGCATCACGAAATTTGCGCATTTCAAGTAAACTCTTCACTGTGGAAAATTCGTTATCAGATAAACTGGCCTTCTCCATGATGAGCAGAGCGACCTTATGAAGATCATCCTCCATGCCTAGGGAAATAAGACCTTCAGCAAGCATTAAAAAGGACGACGACTCTGGCAAGAATCCCTTGTCCACCATCTCCACCAGGAGGTTGACAGCTTCTCCAATTGATCCACCACCACGACACAAACCACGGAAAACATACATATACGTGAGAGCATCTGGTGGCTCAGCTTTCTCTTTCATCTCCCTAAAGAGCGTGATGGCTTCACTGTCTTTCCCTTGCTTAAAGAGCGCTCGGATCAAAGGGTTGTATGTTCTAGGATTTGGGAGTAATCCTTCCATCTGTATGGATCTAAGAAGCCTATAGGCAGTTTCAGTTCTACCTTCCTTGCATAGACCACCTATTAGAATTCCATATGTAACAATATCAGGTTGGCAGCCATTTGATATCATAGTTTGAACTACATCTGCTGCTTTCTTTATATTTCCTTGCTTGCAATGATGTTTGAGCAATGAGGTGTATGTGATCTTATCAGGTTTCAGTCCTTCAAGTATCATCTGATCCATAAGCTCTTTAGCTCTATCAACCTTGTTATTCTTACATAAACCATCAATAATGGTGTTATATGTCACCAAATTCCTTGTGACACCATCTATCTCCATCTGGCGAAATAATTGTTCGGCTTCTTCAATTCTCATGTTCTTGCATAGCCCATCGATGAGCGTACCATAAGTCACAACACTTCTTGAGCAATTGTTTGCCTCCATTTCCTTCAGCAACTCTAAAGCTTTCTCGACCTTCCCATTCAAACAAAGGTGGCCGATCAATATATTGTAAGAAAATGCATCTGGCATGCATCCGCTATTTTTCATCTCGGCAAGCAGTTGCAAAGCAATTCCAAGATTGCCAAACTTACAGAGACCATTGATTAAAGAATTGAAAGTATAGACATCAGGAAGCAGACCTTTAAAAGTGAGTTCACAGGCAAGTTCCATAGCCTCATCAAGTCGATTCTCTGTACACAAAGCATTTATCAAAGTATTGTAAGTAACCTTATCTGGGAAGCATTCTGTCTGCACCATCTGATGCAGGAGAACAATCGCTTCTTTCGTTTCCCCCATTTTGCATAACCGTCCAATTAGTGTATTATAACTTAAAAGGTCAGGATCATACCCCTCCTCGAGCATAACATCTAAGACTTCAAGAGCATGCACCACATGCCCAGCTTGGTATAGCCCATTGAACAGAGTGTTGAAAGTGAACTTATCAGGCCGAAACCCTTTTTCGGACTCCATTTGTACCAACTCAAAAGCTTCTATTAGTTTTCCCTGCTTACAGTAGCCTTTTATTAAGAAATTCACTGTTAAATTGGTTGGTGAACATCCCGCCTCCAGCATTCTAGTCCTCACACTCAAAGCTGCCTCCATGTTGCCCTCCTCGATGAAGCCCTGCATCAGGGTGTTGAAAGTCATCTCATTTGGTGCCAGACCATGACTGGACATCTCCTCCAACATCGAAATAGCAGACTTCATCTGATTAGCTCTACAAAGAGCTTTAATTAAGATGTTACATATGAAAACATCTGGACAGATATCTCTACTAATCATTGTAGAGTACACAGATTCAATCAGCTTAACTTTATTTTCTTCCAGTAGTATATTGAGCAGAAAACTGTAAGTATATGCATCTGCTTGGAATCCAAACTCACCCATTAAGTTGATAACAAAATCAACAGCCTCATCGAACATTTGGAATCTCGAGTAACTCTCGATGAAAATCTGGAAAGTACCTTGGTTAATCTCACACCCCTTCTGTTGCATTTCTGCAAGTAACCCTTTCATTTTCTCGAAAGATCCCACCTTTCCAAGCTGTCGAAGAACCTCTTCATACACATAAGGCGTCGGTTTATAGCGCGCTTGTTCTGAAGCCCAATTGAGCAGCCGGAGAGAGGATTCCGCATCTTTCTGCCGGCAAATGAGGCGAAGCAGGTCTTTTGGGGTGAAATTGGATGGAAGATGTTGCATAGGATCAGAATCAAAAGCTGTTGAAAATGCCGCAAGACCTCGGTTTGATGCAAATGATAGAAAAAGTGACGGCTTTGGCATCGGACCACGCGAGTTGAAGCTAAGTTTACAAGGAAGAACACAAGAGAAGATTAGTGATGTCGAGAAGGCCATTGAAGAACTGCTCTTCAAACAAGACAAATGCACGAAAGAGTGCTGCAGAACTAAGATCCAAGGATACGTCAATGGTCCATTTTGAATCACTATGCGAGTGATTGATCACCAATGGGGCAAACGATGTAAAGCTCTATGTTTTACACAAGAAACCGAAGAGAAACTGAGCGTTGAGGGAAGCGGCGAGCCAAGTGAATTGGAATGTGGATTTTTTGCAGTCCAAAATAAGCAAAAAGAGAGGATTGAGGAGGAAGATGACAGAATCAGTGGCAAAATTTGTGGATAACTTCCTAAATTGATGAGGCTAGGGTTCTCCGCAGAAGCGAGAAAACTCTACTCATTTGGGCCAATTTCTTGCGGCCCATGGAGTTTGGGCTGTAATTTACTATTGATCAtttataatttcttaattaattataattttttaatatctaaaagctttttttttttctccctaTAATAGCATGCTCACAACTTCAGCTTTCGCTAAAAATTGTTACAAAAGAGGGAATTTCCATTACCATGTTTGACAAATCTCTAAACTATGGatttaataatttcataaatatgtttattttcattctcaaatttatataatttaggtTTGATATACTTGATAGctttttttttagtaatttttttagacaatttatcattttatttaagATTCAAGATAGGATCCATAAATTAAACTTCTAACTAATAGTTATTCTAAGAGATGTCCTTTAACTAAATTGAGTgataatatttttgataaaaaaatatatattttataccaTTAAATTTTCTTTGTCCCATGACTTTTAGAATCAATTATTTTGAGGATGATGGATTCGATTTCATGAAATATTTTTATCAGTACTcaagataaatttaaaatactCGTATTATTAATTGGACACTAGTAGCCAATCTTTATATAGGTCATTCATTGCTGATAAAAGTTGTGCTCTACCTGAATATTCAACCATGACCCATAACATGATCATTTCATCGATGGACCCACTTATTTTCCATCAAATAAAGTATATTTGAATATTCAACCATGTGGCAAAAAGAtgaaatcgctcgcccccagcgcccccgccgcacccgacccaaggccatcacgagggaggtaaatcatagcatcctgagcgagcatgtggcaggtggggtgagttgcacagggaccgaGGATTTACGCCCCGACTACCCTGAGTTTCGACCCCTGCGACCTCATGTGACAAACATCCCACCATTTGAATATTCAACCATGACTCATAACATGGTCATTCCACCGATAGACCTATTTATTTTCCATCAAATAAAGTATAAGTATCTTCTAATCGAGGATTAACCCATGATGTTTGGGAGATCCACCAAGTGTCTTTACAATGTCCCGGTTCCTC includes these proteins:
- the LOC122027118 gene encoding pentatricopeptide repeat-containing protein At3g53700, chloroplastic-like, which gives rise to MAFSTSLIFSCVLPCKLSFNSRGPMPKPSLFLSFASNRGLAAFSTAFDSDPMQHLPSNFTPKDLLRLICRQKDAESSLRLLNWASEQARYKPTPYVYEEVLRQLGKVGSFEKMKGLLAEMQQKGCEINQGTFQIFIESYSRFQMFDEAVDFVINLMGEFGFQADAYTYSFLLNILLEENKVKLIESVYSTMISRDICPDVFICNILIKALCRANQMKSAISMLEEMSSHGLAPNEMTFNTLMQGFIEEGNMEAALSVRTRMLEAGCSPTNLTVNFLIKGYCKQGKLIEAFELVQMESEKGFRPDKFTFNTLFNGLYQAGHVVHALEVLDVMLEEGYDPDLLSYNTLIGRLCKMGETKEAIVLLHQMVQTECFPDKVTYNTLINALCTENRLDEAMELACELTFKGLLPDVYTFNSLINGLCKFGNLGIALQLLAEMKNSGCMPDAFSYNILIGHLCLNGKVEKALELLKEMEANNCSRSVVTYGTLIDGLCKNMRIEEAEQLFRQMEIDGVTRNLVTYNTIIDGLCKNNKVDRAKELMDQMILEGLKPDKITYTSLLKHHCKQGNIKKAADVVQTMISNGCQPDIVTYGILIGGLCKEGRTETAYRLLRSIQMEGLLPNPRTYNPLIRALFKQGKDSEAITLFREMKEKAEPPDALTYMYVFRGLCRGGGSIGEAVNLLVEMVDKGFLPESSSFLMLAEGLISLGMEDDLHKVALLIMEKASLSDNEFSTVKSLLEMRKFRDALTTFDRLLNSRRPNRSSWTQSANRSYSSE